Proteins from a single region of Campylobacter sp. RM16704:
- the lptE gene encoding LPS assembly lipoprotein LptE, with protein sequence MKKYLIICFVFFVVACGYIPSSQMTNKVLGENVFLKINISKQDPENSVYITDILREVMLNKLGRKITDEYNADSSIIVTIKKLEFYPMIYDKNGYVINYKAELYLEFIMRYKDGKEELVNTKGSYNFDINPNSVISDQARFEAIKNASSEAFDEFVSIIAIRGYK encoded by the coding sequence ATGAAAAAATATTTAATAATTTGTTTCGTTTTTTTTGTTGTTGCTTGTGGTTATATTCCATCTTCTCAAATGACAAACAAGGTTTTAGGTGAGAATGTTTTTTTAAAAATAAATATTAGCAAACAAGATCCTGAAAATAGTGTTTATATTACAGATATTTTAAGAGAGGTAATGCTTAATAAACTTGGTAGAAAAATTACAGATGAATATAATGCAGATAGCTCTATTATCGTTACAATAAAAAAACTTGAGTTTTATCCTATGATATATGATAAAAATGGTTATGTGATTAATTATAAAGCGGAGCTTTATTTAGAATTTATTATGCGATATAAAGATGGTAAAGAAGAACTTGTAAATACCAAAGGAAGTTATAATTTTGATATTAATCCAAATTCTGTTATTAGCGATCAAGCAAGATTTGAGGCAATTAAAAATGCTTCAAGTGAAGCATTTGATGAGTTTGTTTCTATCATAGCTATTAGAGGTTATAAGTAA
- the leuS gene encoding leucine--tRNA ligase, which translates to MAYEAGKIEKKWQKIWQEKEYFEPKDDFSLPKKYILSMFPYPSGRIHMGHVRNYSIGDAMARYYRKKGFNVLHPIGFDSFGMPAENAAIKHGIHPKKWTYENINYMENELASLGFSFSKKRMLATSDPLYTKFEQEFFIKMYEKGLIYTKEAEVNWCENDKTVLANEQVEDGKCWRCGHEVIRKKMPGYYVKITAYADELLQDLKKLEEKWPSQVLTMQENWIGKSTGLSFDFDIEKNNKVSAKKINVFTTRAETIYGVSYIALAPDHKIVNELIGKKLLDQDVIAKIQNIQNQTPRQRQVAPKEGYFLNLHVIHPLSKEKIPLWVANFVLSDYGSGAVMSVPAHDERDYEFAKTYNLAIKKVIDKDGNEAQCYTLKEGVLVNSDEFDQLECNEAREKISLKIESLGIGKKVTNFKIRDWGVSRQRYWGAPIPMIKCDICGIVPQKIENLPITLPEDVVINGEGNPLDKHETWKECICPKCGKKAQKESDTLDTFFESSWYFARFASDDKTWREKAVDEKSVNYWMNVDEYIGGIEHAILHLLYARFFQKALRDLGYLKDDEPFNRLLTQGMVTKDGAKMSKSKGNVVDPDYIIEKYGADSARLFILFAAPPAKELEWNDSALEGAFKFINRLYEKAMSLESGKLKEIDHQSLNKEEKYARLKTYEALKKSFEVYEESFAFNTLIAACMEALNALSVVSHKEVLKESFYIILNILEPIIPHVCFELSEYLFKCENFKALKIKEEVFIKDSFKIAISINGKKRTQIEIASDASEEQILTLAKENVAKWLEGKTIVKEIYIDKKLVNLVVK; encoded by the coding sequence ATGGCATATGAAGCAGGCAAAATAGAGAAAAAATGGCAAAAAATTTGGCAGGAAAAAGAGTATTTTGAACCAAAAGATGATTTTTCTTTGCCAAAAAAATACATTTTATCTATGTTTCCATATCCTAGTGGTAGAATTCATATGGGGCATGTGAGAAATTATAGCATCGGCGATGCTATGGCTAGATATTATAGAAAAAAAGGTTTTAATGTCTTGCATCCTATAGGCTTTGATAGTTTTGGCATGCCTGCTGAAAATGCTGCAATAAAACATGGCATCCATCCTAAAAAATGGACTTATGAAAATATTAATTATATGGAAAATGAACTTGCATCTTTAGGTTTTTCTTTTTCTAAAAAAAGAATGCTTGCTACTTCTGATCCTTTATATACTAAGTTCGAGCAAGAATTTTTCATCAAAATGTATGAAAAAGGTTTGATTTATACCAAAGAAGCTGAAGTTAATTGGTGTGAGAATGATAAGACGGTTTTGGCAAATGAACAAGTTGAAGATGGCAAATGTTGGCGTTGTGGGCATGAGGTTATTAGAAAAAAAATGCCAGGATATTATGTAAAAATCACTGCTTATGCAGATGAATTATTACAAGATCTTAAAAAGTTAGAAGAAAAATGGCCAAGTCAAGTTTTAACTATGCAGGAAAACTGGATAGGTAAAAGCACTGGGCTTAGCTTTGATTTTGATATAGAAAAAAATAATAAAGTAAGTGCAAAAAAAATCAATGTTTTTACCACAAGAGCAGAGACTATTTACGGTGTATCTTACATTGCTTTAGCTCCTGATCATAAAATCGTAAATGAATTAATTGGTAAAAAGTTGTTAGACCAAGATGTTATAGCAAAAATTCAAAACATACAAAATCAAACACCACGCCAAAGACAAGTTGCACCAAAAGAAGGGTATTTTTTAAATCTTCATGTAATTCATCCACTAAGTAAAGAAAAAATACCTTTATGGGTAGCAAATTTTGTTTTAAGTGATTATGGTAGTGGAGCTGTTATGAGTGTGCCTGCTCATGATGAGAGGGATTATGAGTTCGCAAAAACTTATAATTTAGCTATAAAAAAAGTAATTGATAAAGATGGTAATGAAGCACAATGCTATACCTTAAAAGAAGGTGTTTTAGTTAATAGTGATGAATTTGATCAACTAGAATGCAATGAAGCTAGAGAAAAAATTAGCTTAAAAATTGAATCTTTGGGTATTGGTAAAAAAGTTACAAATTTTAAAATTCGTGATTGGGGTGTTTCTAGACAAAGGTACTGGGGTGCTCCTATACCAATGATTAAGTGTGATATTTGTGGTATAGTCCCTCAAAAAATAGAAAATTTACCTATTACTTTACCTGAAGATGTAGTGATAAATGGAGAGGGAAATCCACTAGATAAGCATGAAACATGGAAAGAATGTATTTGTCCAAAATGTGGTAAAAAAGCACAAAAAGAAAGTGATACTTTAGATACTTTCTTTGAAAGTTCTTGGTATTTTGCACGTTTTGCAAGTGATGATAAAACATGGCGAGAAAAAGCAGTAGATGAAAAAAGTGTAAATTATTGGATGAATGTTGATGAATATATTGGTGGGATTGAACATGCGATTTTACATTTGCTTTATGCAAGATTTTTCCAAAAAGCACTTAGAGATTTAGGGTATTTAAAAGATGATGAGCCTTTTAATAGACTTTTAACCCAAGGAATGGTAACTAAAGATGGTGCTAAGATGAGCAAGTCTAAAGGAAATGTTGTTGATCCTGATTATATTATAGAAAAATATGGAGCAGATAGTGCAAGATTATTTATACTTTTTGCAGCACCACCTGCTAAAGAACTAGAATGGAATGATAGTGCGTTAGAGGGTGCTTTTAAATTTATCAATAGGCTTTATGAAAAAGCTATGAGTTTAGAAAGTGGAAAGCTAAAAGAAATTGATCATCAAAGCTTAAATAAAGAGGAAAAATATGCTAGATTAAAAACTTATGAAGCCTTAAAAAAATCTTTTGAAGTTTATGAAGAAAGTTTTGCTTTTAATACTTTAATAGCAGCCTGTATGGAAGCTTTAAATGCTTTAAGTGTAGTAAGTCATAAAGAAGTTTTAAAAGAATCTTTTTATATTATTTTAAATATTTTAGAGCCAATTATTCCTCATGTTTGTTTTGAACTTAGCGAATATTTATTTAAATGTGAAAATTTCAAAGCATTAAAAATAAAAGAAGAAGTCTTTATAAAAGATAGTTTTAAGATAGCTATTAGTATTAATGGTAAAAAAAGAACACAAATTGAAATAGCTTCAGATGCTAGCGAAGAACAAATTTTGACTTTAGCGAAGGAAAATGTTGCAAAATGGTTAGAGGGAAAAACTATAGTAAAAGAAATTTATATAGATAAAAAATTGGTTAATTTGGTAGTTAAATGA
- a CDS encoding DUF6394 family protein: protein MNWGKVIYIFFALMSLTTTAGFLYDQNEVALFIAACVNLISTLLKIGVRNFLAAELFASSLVADLHLIPAFALIQINPSANVMVYTLAIGALIANIFSMILVIVDSVKNQEEN from the coding sequence ATGAATTGGGGTAAGGTTATATATATCTTTTTTGCTTTAATGAGCTTAACTACAACTGCAGGTTTTTTGTATGACCAAAATGAAGTTGCTCTTTTTATTGCAGCTTGTGTAAATTTAATCTCAACTTTATTGAAAATTGGTGTTAGAAATTTTTTAGCAGCAGAGTTATTTGCAAGTTCTTTGGTAGCTGATTTGCATTTAATTCCAGCTTTTGCTTTAATACAAATTAATCCTAGCGCTAATGTTATGGTGTATACTTTAGCCATAGGAGCTTTAATAGCTAATATCTTTTCAATGATTTTAGTAATAGTTGATTCGGTAAAAAATCAAGAAGAAAATTAG
- the secF gene encoding protein translocase subunit SecF, whose amino-acid sequence MQFFSQKHVYDFMKMRFAAISLSFILFFGSIFILFTKGLNFGIDFTGGTLVQLQYEQKAPLAEIRKALSANENLKGASVTEFGGANEIIIRFSGSSDSLGSDIGQSIANLLKDTGKFEVRRVDVVGPKVGDELRNKGLMAVGISLIAILIYLAIRFEWRFAMASIVCEVHDIVITLGAIALFEIDVNLDILAAVLTVLGYSLNDTIIIFDRIREGVKTSKNSKLDLIINESVSATLSRTTLTTGLTLITVIVLYLFGGSMIEGFALTMIVGIIAGTVSSIFVASPALLWFKFSVMDYRQKELERVKKKQEKEKLRSMYEKGTV is encoded by the coding sequence ATGCAATTTTTTAGTCAAAAGCATGTTTATGATTTTATGAAAATGAGATTTGCAGCAATCTCTTTGTCTTTTATTTTGTTTTTTGGTTCTATTTTTATCCTTTTTACTAAAGGTTTAAATTTTGGGATTGATTTTACAGGTGGAACTTTAGTGCAACTTCAATATGAACAAAAAGCACCTTTAGCTGAAATTCGTAAAGCTTTGTCTGCAAATGAAAATTTAAAAGGTGCTAGTGTAACTGAATTTGGTGGTGCAAATGAAATAATCATTCGTTTTTCAGGGAGTAGTGATAGTTTGGGCAGTGATATTGGACAAAGTATTGCGAATTTATTAAAAGATACGGGCAAATTTGAAGTACGTCGTGTAGATGTGGTAGGTCCAAAAGTGGGAGACGAATTACGTAATAAAGGACTTATGGCAGTTGGAATTTCTTTAATTGCTATTTTAATTTATTTAGCTATAAGATTTGAATGGCGTTTTGCTATGGCTTCTATAGTATGTGAGGTTCACGATATAGTAATTACTTTGGGTGCTATTGCTTTATTTGAAATTGATGTGAATTTAGATATTTTAGCGGCTGTTTTAACCGTGCTTGGGTATTCTTTAAATGATACAATTATTATTTTTGATAGGATAAGAGAAGGTGTTAAAACAAGTAAAAATTCAAAGCTTGATTTAATTATTAATGAATCTGTTTCGGCAACTTTATCAAGAACTACTTTAACAACAGGTTTAACTTTGATTACTGTTATAGTGCTTTATCTCTTTGGCGGTTCTATGATAGAAGGTTTTGCATTAACTATGATAGTAGGTATTATTGCAGGTACTGTAAGTTCTATTTTTGTAGCTAGTCCAGCTTTATTATGGTTTAAATTTAGTGTTATGGATTATCGCCAAAAAGAATTAGAAAGAGTAAAAAAGAAACAAGAAAAAGAAAAATTAAGATCTATGTATGAAAAAGGAACGGTATAA
- the secD gene encoding protein translocase subunit SecD: MRSGKITYRSIIFFVVFLIGLVFSIPSFMQTQSGAKINLGLDLQGGLHMLLGVEVEEAVKSKVKSIASSLSYSINKEDIIVDKIKVNDTSIEFTLLDENDIAKVDLLLKDIKGLAITHENLHYTLSLTQEEIKLTHEQAILQAVETIRNRLDQFGLAEPNVARSGEDKILVELPGIKTATDEARARELIAKAAHLQLMEVDDVRMDQVNNLTPAQAAEYGDLIFEDAKNPQIKYLVKSIPILDGSMLTDAKVGFAQSNNLPVINFTLNSEGAKKFGDYTGNNVGKRLAIVLDNKVYSAPRINERIGGGSGQISGSFTVEEAHDVAIALRSGALLAPVKMLEKRSVGPSLGADSIKMSMIALAGASILVIAFMVMYYGIAGIFANIALVANILVIIAVMAMFGATLTLPGMAGLVLTVGMAVDSNVIINERIRELLREGASIRQSVENGYKHAMSAILDSNITSLITSVVLYAYGTGAVKGFAVTLSIGILVSMITSIVGTHGMFEMFMNRMEKSNNTRLWFGYRRP, translated from the coding sequence ATGCGTAGTGGGAAAATTACTTATAGAAGTATTATTTTCTTTGTAGTTTTTCTTATAGGACTTGTTTTTTCTATACCTTCTTTTATGCAAACTCAAAGTGGGGCTAAGATTAATTTAGGACTTGATTTACAAGGTGGCTTGCATATGTTATTAGGTGTAGAAGTGGAAGAGGCTGTTAAATCAAAGGTTAAATCTATAGCTTCTTCTCTTAGTTATTCAATTAATAAAGAAGATATTATTGTTGATAAAATCAAAGTAAATGATACTAGTATTGAATTTACCTTATTAGATGAAAATGATATAGCTAAAGTTGATTTATTGTTAAAAGATATTAAAGGTTTAGCTATTACACATGAAAATTTACACTACACGCTTTCTCTAACTCAAGAAGAAATCAAACTAACTCACGAGCAAGCTATTTTACAAGCTGTAGAAACAATTAGGAATAGACTAGATCAATTTGGTCTTGCAGAGCCAAATGTAGCAAGATCTGGAGAGGATAAAATTTTAGTAGAACTTCCAGGCATTAAAACTGCTACTGATGAAGCTAGAGCTAGAGAGTTAATTGCAAAAGCTGCACATTTACAATTAATGGAAGTTGATGATGTTAGAATGGATCAAGTAAATAATCTTACTCCAGCTCAAGCTGCTGAATATGGGGATTTGATTTTTGAAGATGCAAAAAATCCACAAATTAAATATCTAGTAAAATCTATACCTATTCTTGATGGTTCTATGTTAACAGATGCAAAAGTAGGTTTTGCACAAAGCAATAATCTTCCTGTGATTAATTTTACTTTAAATTCAGAAGGTGCTAAAAAATTTGGAGATTACACAGGAAATAATGTAGGTAAACGCCTAGCTATAGTTTTAGATAATAAAGTCTATTCAGCTCCAAGAATTAATGAAAGAATAGGTGGAGGTAGTGGTCAAATTAGTGGTAGTTTTACTGTTGAAGAAGCTCATGATGTGGCCATTGCTTTAAGAAGTGGGGCACTTTTAGCACCGGTTAAAATGCTTGAAAAAAGAAGTGTTGGACCATCTTTGGGTGCTGATAGTATTAAAATGAGTATGATAGCCCTAGCGGGTGCTTCTATATTAGTTATTGCATTTATGGTAATGTATTATGGTATAGCAGGAATTTTTGCTAATATTGCTTTAGTGGCTAATATTTTAGTGATTATTGCTGTAATGGCTATGTTTGGAGCAACCTTAACTTTACCTGGTATGGCAGGACTTGTGCTTACTGTGGGTATGGCAGTAGATTCTAATGTTATTATCAATGAAAGAATCAGAGAACTGTTACGAGAAGGTGCTAGTATAAGGCAAAGTGTTGAAAACGGCTATAAACATGCAATGAGTGCTATTTTAGATTCTAATATTACTTCGCTTATTACTTCTGTAGTGCTTTATGCTTATGGAACTGGTGCTGTAAAAGGTTTTGCGGTAACTTTAAGTATAGGAATTTTGGTTTCGATGATTACTTCAATTGTGGGAACTCATGGTATGTTTGAGATGTTTATGAATCGCATGGAAAAAAGTAATAATACAAGATTATGGTTTGGGTATAGGAGACCTTGA
- the yajC gene encoding preprotein translocase subunit YajC, with the protein MAENGNIWTSLLPLIVLFAIFYFLVIRPQQKQAKDHKLMVLSLEKGDKIITNGGIICEVVKPEEDFIKVKLNDENVVVKISRDFIAKKIDA; encoded by the coding sequence ATGGCAGAAAACGGAAATATTTGGACTTCATTGTTGCCTCTCATTGTGCTTTTTGCGATTTTTTATTTTTTGGTTATTAGACCACAACAAAAACAAGCAAAAGACCATAAGTTAATGGTTTTATCTTTAGAAAAAGGAGATAAAATCATCACAAATGGTGGGATAATTTGTGAGGTGGTAAAACCAGAAGAAGATTTTATCAAAGTTAAGCTTAATGATGAAAATGTAGTTGTAAAAATTTCTAGAGATTTTATAGCAAAGAAGATTGATGCGTAG
- a CDS encoding apolipoprotein N-acyltransferase, which yields MKSKYFRFLPFLPLFFKFINSNSTTFKIIKAFFSALLLSNFIYFSFFENLFVEFISPFLSIYGLVLLLRNKSKIGYFYTGFFIGILWFWWISLSSIYFNLAYLIPLEILLIGIIYGILFLLCFFLKYDFLRLCAIFMLSFIHPFGFDWLNWGVLSVYGIFDTSYQGVIAMFLIAYFYYEKYISRYYKMAIILILILIGAQYNQKQPQTLDLDYKLVQTNISQDQKFIQENLQTHSEYIFEEIKKAIKEKKELIVFPETAFAFSLNKTPNYLQALKELSKQIIIVTGAISTKSNHLYNSTYVFNNGKIEIFNKHYLVPFGEEIPIFKNFFKKYLLNIDEFSKGKELNQYTLNNQIITNAICFEATKEKLYKDSKIIIALSNNAWFNFSSEYKLQNLLMRFYASSYNVSIYHTTNGKENAVIKPKEMLILKIKEKILKKNEA from the coding sequence ATGAAGTCCAAATATTTCCGTTTTCTGCCATTTCTTCCCCTTTTTTTTAAATTTATTAATTCTAATTCTACCACTTTTAAAATAATAAAAGCCTTTTTTTCTGCACTTTTATTATCAAATTTTATTTATTTTTCTTTTTTTGAAAATTTATTTGTTGAATTTATATCTCCTTTTTTAAGTATTTATGGTTTAGTTTTACTATTAAGAAATAAAAGTAAAATTGGGTATTTTTATACTGGATTTTTTATAGGAATTTTATGGTTTTGGTGGATAAGTTTATCATCGATTTATTTTAACTTAGCTTATTTAATTCCTTTAGAAATTTTACTAATTGGTATAATTTATGGAATCTTGTTTTTATTATGTTTTTTTCTTAAATATGATTTTTTAAGACTTTGCGCAATTTTTATGCTTAGCTTTATTCATCCTTTTGGTTTTGATTGGCTAAATTGGGGTGTTTTAAGTGTGTATGGAATTTTTGATACAAGTTATCAGGGTGTTATAGCTATGTTTTTAATTGCTTATTTTTATTATGAAAAATATATTTCAAGATATTATAAAATGGCTATTATTTTAATCCTTATTTTAATAGGTGCACAATACAATCAAAAACAACCACAAACACTTGATTTAGATTATAAATTAGTTCAAACTAACATTTCTCAAGATCAGAAATTCATACAAGAAAATTTGCAAACTCATTCAGAATATATTTTCGAAGAAATAAAAAAAGCCATAAAAGAAAAAAAAGAACTTATTGTATTTCCTGAAACTGCTTTTGCGTTTTCTTTAAATAAAACTCCAAATTATTTACAGGCGCTAAAAGAACTTTCAAAACAAATTATTATTGTTACAGGAGCTATTAGTACAAAATCTAACCATCTTTATAATAGCACTTATGTTTTTAATAATGGCAAAATAGAGATTTTTAATAAACATTATCTTGTTCCATTTGGAGAAGAAATTCCTATATTTAAAAATTTTTTTAAAAAATATCTTTTAAATATTGATGAATTTTCCAAAGGGAAAGAGTTAAATCAATATACTTTAAACAACCAAATTATTACCAATGCTATATGTTTTGAAGCTACAAAGGAAAAACTTTACAAAGACTCAAAAATTATAATAGCCTTATCTAATAATGCTTGGTTTAATTTTTCAAGTGAATATAAACTACAAAATTTATTGATGCGTTTTTATGCAAGTAGCTATAATGTAAGTATATACCACACAACAAATGGAAAAGAAAATGCAGTGATTAAGCCAAAAGAAATGCTAATTTTAAAGATAAAAGAGAAAATTTTAAAGAAAAATGAAGCTTAA
- the metK gene encoding methionine adenosyltransferase — translation MYLFTSEVVSAGHPDKCADIIADSIVDEFLTHDKDSRVASEVFVAGNKVVIGGEIKSKHKLEKQDYENIAKKALADIGYDGHSHFSKKQCLHPDDLDVLVFLNEQSPDINQGVDQEDGEIGAGDQGIMFGFASNEAKEYMPAAISYARMLCDKVYEFAKNNPDKLGVDIKTQVTIDYITKENFENCKPQRIHTIVVSAPCVESMKIEDLRALVMDLILDSNLPKELFCLEKTRILINPTGKYVNHSSLHDSGLTGRKLIVDSFGGYAPIGGGAQSSKDYTKVDRSGLYAARWLAKNIVAADLAKKCIVQLSYAIGVAKPTSVSVDCMGTNTRLNDDILSDFVMKTFPLTPNWIKDKFNLDKPSKDTFMYADVAARGQVGQADYPWEKLDAVDEFKSL, via the coding sequence ATGTATTTATTTACTTCTGAAGTTGTAAGTGCAGGACATCCTGATAAATGTGCTGATATTATAGCTGATAGTATAGTAGATGAGTTTTTAACTCATGATAAAGATTCAAGAGTTGCTAGCGAGGTTTTTGTAGCAGGAAATAAAGTAGTAATTGGTGGTGAGATTAAATCAAAGCATAAACTAGAAAAACAAGATTATGAAAATATCGCAAAAAAGGCTTTAGCAGACATTGGTTATGATGGACATTCTCATTTTAGTAAAAAACAATGTTTACATCCTGATGATTTGGACGTATTGGTGTTTTTAAATGAACAAAGTCCTGATATTAATCAAGGTGTTGATCAAGAAGATGGAGAAATTGGAGCAGGTGATCAAGGGATAATGTTTGGTTTTGCAAGTAATGAAGCAAAAGAATATATGCCAGCGGCTATTTCTTACGCTAGAATGCTTTGTGATAAAGTGTATGAGTTTGCAAAAAATAATCCCGATAAACTTGGTGTAGATATTAAAACTCAAGTCACAATTGATTATATTACTAAGGAAAATTTTGAAAATTGTAAACCACAAAGAATTCATACTATTGTAGTTTCAGCTCCTTGTGTTGAAAGTATGAAAATAGAAGATTTAAGAGCTTTGGTAATGGATTTAATTTTAGATTCAAATTTACCAAAAGAACTTTTTTGCCTAGAAAAAACAAGAATTTTGATTAATCCTACTGGAAAATATGTAAATCATAGCTCATTACATGATAGCGGCTTAACAGGAAGAAAGCTTATAGTAGATAGTTTTGGTGGATATGCTCCAATAGGAGGTGGTGCACAATCTTCTAAGGATTATACCAAGGTTGATAGAAGTGGGCTTTATGCTGCAAGATGGCTTGCTAAAAATATCGTAGCAGCAGATCTTGCTAAAAAATGTATAGTGCAACTTTCTTATGCTATAGGTGTTGCTAAACCAACTTCTGTAAGTGTAGATTGTATGGGAACAAATACAAGATTAAATGATGATATTTTAAGTGATTTTGTAATGAAAACTTTCCCATTAACCCCAAATTGGATTAAAGATAAATTCAATCTTGATAAACCAAGTAAAGATACTTTTATGTATGCTGATGTAGCTGCTCGTGGTCAAGTGGGTCAGGCTGATTATCCTTGGGAAAAATTAGATGCGGTTGATGAATTTAAATCATTATAA
- the sstT gene encoding serine/threonine transporter SstT, whose amino-acid sequence MNIFSCAIKRYKDGNLILQICIGIILGILVGIFSKDLASFANIFGALFTGTLKAIAPILVFILILTTICTKEFNHGSEKIKHIIFLYIFGTFLASLSAVSISFIFPIELVLTDIEKASTTSPTHIGEVFKTLLFQIVDNPIHALSSGNYLSILVWAIGGGFALRHCSSDAKQLFNDINEGVLKIVKFIVKLAPFGIFGLVANSVAQTGAAGLLSYVKLLIILVLTMFFVAFVINALIVFAYTKKNPYPLIFICLKHSAVFAFFTRSSAANIPVNMALCSKLNINNNLYSISIPLGATINMAGAAVTIAILSLAAAHTVGIEINFLQAMLLSVLAAFAACGASGVAGGSLLLIPLACSLFNIDYDIAMQVVAVGFIIGVIQDSVETALNSSTDVLFSAICSDNELNLKI is encoded by the coding sequence ATGAATATATTTTCTTGTGCAATTAAACGCTATAAAGATGGAAATCTTATTCTACAAATTTGCATAGGTATTATTTTAGGAATTTTAGTAGGTATATTTTCTAAAGACTTAGCTAGTTTTGCAAATATATTTGGTGCTCTATTTACAGGTACATTGAAAGCTATAGCTCCGATTTTAGTTTTTATTTTGATTTTGACAACTATTTGTACAAAAGAATTCAATCACGGAAGCGAAAAAATTAAGCACATTATTTTTTTGTATATATTTGGAACCTTTCTAGCTTCTTTAAGCGCAGTAAGCATTAGTTTTATTTTTCCTATAGAACTTGTTTTAACAGATATTGAAAAAGCTTCCACTACAAGTCCTACACATATAGGAGAAGTATTTAAAACGTTACTTTTTCAAATAGTAGATAATCCCATTCATGCTTTATCTTCTGGAAATTATTTAAGTATTTTAGTGTGGGCAATAGGAGGTGGATTTGCATTAAGACATTGTTCAAGTGATGCAAAACAACTTTTTAACGATATTAACGAAGGTGTTTTAAAAATTGTTAAATTTATAGTCAAACTTGCTCCTTTTGGAATTTTTGGACTTGTAGCAAATTCAGTTGCTCAAACCGGAGCAGCAGGACTTTTAAGCTATGTTAAATTATTAATAATTTTAGTTTTAACTATGTTTTTTGTAGCTTTTGTGATTAATGCTTTAATCGTATTTGCATATACAAAGAAAAATCCTTATCCTTTGATTTTTATTTGCTTAAAGCATAGTGCTGTTTTTGCATTTTTTACAAGAAGCTCTGCTGCAAACATTCCTGTAAATATGGCACTTTGTTCTAAATTAAATATCAACAATAACTTATATAGTATTTCTATCCCGCTAGGTGCTACGATTAATATGGCAGGAGCGGCTGTAACCATAGCTATACTAAGCCTTGCGGCAGCTCATACAGTTGGTATTGAAATAAATTTTTTACAGGCTATGCTTTTGAGTGTTTTAGCTGCATTCGCTGCATGTGGGGCCAGTGGTGTTGCTGGAGGTTCGCTTTTACTCATTCCTCTGGCTTGTTCTTTATTTAATATTGATTATGATATAGCTATGCAAGTAGTTGCTGTTGGTTTTATTATAGGAGTTATTCAAGATAGTGTCGAAACTGCATTAAATAGCTCTACTGATGTTTTATTTAGTGCAATTTGTTCAGACAATGAATTAAATTTAAAAATTTAA
- a CDS encoding aspartate carbamoyltransferase catalytic subunit codes for MRHLITTKDFSNDEILALFKEAKEFLDEKPRTYLEGKSVTTIFFENSTRTQSSFETAARRLGARVLKLDVSRSSSSKGETLFDTAANLDAMVPNAIVVRHKNSGVPHTLANYTHCPIVNGGDGKHAHPTQALLDLFTIMEHFDYNIKDKKIAIVGDIKNSRVAASNLELLPRFGIDITLVAPPHFMPNYPIKKTNKLKEVIDEVDVIMSLRTQTERHNIPTYASLKDYANDFCISKDLIKDKNLIILHPGPVHRNIDISDEIMTDKRCKVLTQVKNGVAIRMAVLKKLILES; via the coding sequence ATGAGACATTTAATCACTACAAAAGATTTTAGCAATGATGAAATTTTAGCTTTATTTAAAGAAGCAAAAGAATTTCTAGATGAAAAACCGCGTACATATTTAGAAGGAAAAAGCGTTACGACTATATTTTTTGAAAATTCAACACGCACTCAATCAAGCTTTGAAACAGCTGCAAGAAGACTGGGTGCTAGAGTTTTAAAACTAGATGTCTCAAGAAGTAGCTCTAGCAAAGGCGAGACACTTTTTGATACTGCAGCAAATTTAGATGCAATGGTACCAAATGCTATTGTAGTCAGACATAAAAATTCAGGTGTTCCTCACACTTTAGCAAATTATACTCATTGTCCTATAGTTAATGGTGGTGATGGCAAACATGCTCATCCTACTCAAGCTTTACTTGATCTTTTTACCATAATGGAACATTTTGATTATAACATTAAAGATAAAAAAATAGCAATAGTGGGAGATATTAAAAATTCACGCGTTGCTGCTTCAAATTTAGAATTATTACCTCGTTTTGGTATAGATATTACTTTAGTAGCTCCACCTCATTTTATGCCAAATTATCCTATCAAAAAAACAAATAAGCTAAAAGAAGTTATTGATGAAGTAGATGTTATAATGAGTCTTAGAACACAAACAGAAAGACATAATATACCAACCTATGCATCACTTAAAGATTATGCTAATGATTTTTGCATTAGCAAAGATTTAATCAAAGATAAAAATCTCATCATCTTGCATCCTGGTCCTGTACATAGAAATATAGATATTAGCGATGAAATTATGACCGATAAAAGATGTAAGGTTTTAACTCAAGTTAAAAATGGTGTTGCCATTAGAATGGCTGTATTAAAAAAACTCATTTTAGAAAGCTAA